One genomic segment of Saccharomyces kudriavzevii IFO 1802 strain IFO1802 genome assembly, chromosome: 8 includes these proteins:
- the APE4 gene encoding aspartyl aminopeptidase (similar to Saccharomyces cerevisiae APE4 (YHR113W); ancestral locus Anc_5.424), translated as MIRIQLRSMSNKTSKSDYPKEFVNFLNSSHSPYHAVHNIKKHLVSKGFRELSERESWAGQVSREGKYFVTRNSSSIIAFAIGGKWKPGNPIAITGAHTDSPVLRIKPISKRVNEKYLQVGVECYGGAIWHSWFDKDLGVAGRVFVRDARTGKTIARLVDLDRPLLKIPTLAIHLDRDVNQKFEFNKETQLLPIGGLQRNSAETSTEKDADKSGFTSIKTIVERHHEELLELVAEELAIDAIEDIEDFELILYDHNASTLGGFKNEFVFSGRLDNLTSCFTSMHGLTLAADTEIDQEAGIRLMACFDHEEIGSSSAQGADSNFLPNILERLSILRGDDSDKIKPLSNSSILETSSKSFFLSSDVAHAVHPNYANKYESQHKPLLGSGPVIKINANQRYMTNSPGLVLVKRLADAAKVPLQLFVVANDSPCGSTIGPILASKTGIRTLDLGNPLLSMHSIRETAGSADLEYQIKLFREFFERYSSIESEIVV; from the coding sequence ATGATCAGGATACAATTGAGAAGCATGTCCAACAAAACATCCAAGAGTGATTATCCAAAGGAGTTtgtcaatttcttgaacaGCTCGCATTCCCCCTACCATGCAGTTCATAATATTAAAAAGCATTTGGTGTCGAAGGGTTTCAGGGAACTGAGCGAACGTGAATCATGGGCTGGCCAAGTCTCACGGGAAGGCAAGTACTTTGTAACGAGGAACAGCTCTTCCATTATTGCGTTTGCCATTGGCGGAAAATGGAAACCTGGCAATCCGATTGCGATTACGGGTGCTCACACCGATTCTCCCGTGTTGAGAATCAAGCCTATTTCCAAGAGGGTTAATGAGAAGTATTTGCAAGTGGGCGTGGAATGTTATGGTGGCGCCATCTGGCACTCGTGGTTTGATAAGGATCTGGGCGTTGCCGGAAGAGTTTTCGTCAGGGACGCAAGAACAGGCAAAACCATTGCTAGATTGGTAGATTTAGATAGACCATTGCTCAAAATTCCTACTTTGGCTATTCATTTGGATAGAGACgtaaaccaaaaatttgagTTCAATAAGGAAACACAATTGTTACCGATTGGCGGTTTACAAAGGAACAGTGCCGAAACCAGCACTGAAAAGGACGCTGATAAAAGTGGCTTTACCTCTATCAAAACAATAGTGGAGAGACATCACGAAGAACTTTTGGAGTTAGTCGCCGAGGAACTAGCTATCGATGCGATTGAAGACATCGAAGATTTCGAATTGATTCTCTACGATCATAACGCGTCCACTCTCGGTGGCTTCAAGAATGAGTTTGTTTTCTCCGGAAGATTGGATAACTTAACGTCCTGTTTCACGTCAATGCACGGTTTGACATTAGCAGCTGACACGGAAATTGATCAGGAAGCAGGTATTAGGTTGATGGCATGCTTTGATCATGAAGAGATAGGCTCGTCCTCCGCACAAGGTGCTGACTCTAACTTCTTGCCTAACATTCTAGAAAGATTATCCATTTTGAGAGGTGACGATTCAGATAAAATTAAGCCGTTATCCAACTCATCAATCTTGGAAACCTCttccaaatcattttttctatctTCCGATGTTGCTCACGCAGTTCATCCAAACTACGCGAACAAATATGAAAGTCAGCATAAGCCTTTATTGGGCAGCGGTCCCgtaatcaaaatcaatgcaAATCAACGTTACATGACCAATTCGCCAGGTCTGGTCTTGGTGAAAAGGCTAGCAGACGCTGCTAAAGTACCTCTGCAATTATTTGTCGTGGCCAACGATTCCCCATGCGGTTCCACTATTGGACCCATCTTAGCATCGAAGACAGGTATCAGAACTTTGGATTTGGGTAATCCACTATTAAGTATGCATTCAATCAGAGAAACTGCTGGTTCTGCCGACTTGGAATATCAAATCAAGTTATTCAGGGAATTTTTCGAACGCTATTCTTCTATAGAATCAGAGATAGTTGTCTAA